In Podospora pseudocomata strain CBS 415.72m chromosome 4, whole genome shotgun sequence, the genomic stretch CCGTAATCCCGAAAGAActgcttgatcttggttTGGGTGGCGTCAGCAGGCAAGTTCCACATGAAAACCGTGTTGTGCTCTCGATCCCGTTTCACGTCGTCCCCGTTCGTCTCGCTCCTGGGCCGCTTGTTAGCAGCATCGTCTTCGGCCGGGGTCGGCTCTCGCTTGCGCTTGGATCCGGGTGACGCGGAACCGGAAGCATCTGTCATGGGAACGTCTTCGCTCCTGTCCGCTGGCGCTGCTTGCTCCTGGGCTGCTGCGGCTTGCCGGGCTGCCTCGGCGGCCTGCCGTGCTTCCCGTTCTCGGCGCTTCTCGACCCCCTTGCGCGTCTTGTAGATGGTGTCGTGGGCCTCGCGCAGTGTCTCGGCCAGCTCGTAGTCATTGCAGTGCTTGAGGTACACCTGGAGAATCCGTTCGGGCCAGTCAAGAGTCCTAACCTTGAGCGCCCTGGTGAAAACGCGGGTGGCCAAGCTGGGGACCAGCAGACCTTGAGCCTGTGTGTTGGGGGTAGGGCTGCGGAGTTTGGCTCTGTGTGCGGTGAAGACTACCATCTCCCAGAGGTACCAGTTGAGCCAAAAGTCGTAGCTGTTGGCGTGCAGCGGGATTTGCGACAGCTCATCCCAGATAGCACGAGCCCCCTCGATGTCTTCCTTCTTTTCGGTGAGAAACTGGATCAGAATCTTCTCGAGGCGGTAGTCCGGATCGCCCTGGTAGTTTTCGCCGTATTTTCGCTGACCCCAGTGCTTGACATCTTCGAGGGCAGAGGAGAGACCCACTtcggcaacatcaacagcctcTTCGCTGGCCTTGGGGTTCATGGCTGTTCGCTTGAGATAGCCGCACCATGCAGAATACATGTCCAAAACACCCGACATTCCGTCTCTGTCAAGCTGGGGACTGTTGGTGGCGGCGTGCTTGATGCGTTCGACGTCGGCAAAGGTTAGcgcagcctcctcggcagccaAGATGTACCGAGCCCACACAGGACCCGCCCAGGGAATGTGATGCACGGCGCGACGGAGAACGTCGAGCATGTTTGGGACCAGATTGGCCGAGACACGGGCACGGCCTGCCTTGAGGTCCGACTGGGAGGTCGACACCAGCGTGATAAAGTTGAGCCATGTAGTGTCGTCCGACGCCAGCACGCCTGTCAGCGCCCTCGAAAAGAGGCCGAGACAAATCTTGAAGTTGTCCAGCGCGTCCCGCTTGCCCTTGTGCTGCTTGATCTCCCAGTCAATGTACTCTAGCATCTCCGCACGTACCGCTGCCGTGTCTCCAGACTTGACGGCCAGCGACAGCTTGGTCTCGAAGGGGTCGCGCAGCGCATACAAGCGCTTCGCATTCTTGGCGCTCCTCGTGATCTGCTCCATCTCGCTCTCGTAGGCCTGGCGGTTGTACTCGGATAGGAAAGTGGAAAACATCTGGGATGTCCTGTCCCAGGTTGCGTGCGGGACCGTCAGCCGATTGCGGAACAGCTGGGTGATTCTGCGAACACCAGCCTCGGTCACGGTCCGCCTCAGCAGCTCCATCTCGAGCGAGATCCAGCGGTCCCAGAGTTCGTTGCTGTCGGACAGGCGGTACTGGACAGCCTCGTAGCCCCGCTGCcagaggttgagggcggcATCGATGGTGAATATGGAACGTCCGACCTCCTGCTCTTCTGGGGACCAGCCGGCGTCGCTAACAGGTTGACAGTCGTTGTAGAGCGACCAAAAGTACTCGCAGTAGGCCATCCAGACCTTGATGCTCCCGGGCTCGGCCGACACGGCATCGTTGAAGCACTCAATCACGCGCACGCGTGCCTCGAGGTCGGTGGCTTCGCGCAGCTGGTGGTCGACATAGTCGACCCAATTGTCCTCCCCCACCGGGCTCGCCATTATGCCTGCTTTCTTCGAAGAGGCCGTGTCATTGGATGTCGGAGAGACCCGTCGCCGCTTGTGAAGCTGCGATGTGGTTGTACGTTGGACGGGAGCAGAGAAGACGGCCGTCGctggtttttttcttccttttctcgCAAACGGCTGGCtagctggctggctggcagaCTGACTGACTTTCTGGCTGGCGCGGAAAAAGAACTGGCTAGGTGCTCGTTTGGGAACCTTCGGAAAGGACTGGGACTCGAGGTTAGTTTGTTTGCGGCGGTAGCAGACGACGATGCGACAATGCGACAGGTGCGACAGATGCGATAGACGGAATCGggtgctcttcttctttctttctgtcACAGATGGGAGTCGCAGCAGTGGTTGTcgatggatggggggagtggCAGCGGACGTGGCACCCTGGGAAATACAAATTCCGCGGGCTTTGACCCCACCCGGGGGCCTGGACTACGGGCTTGGGGCCTCCACCCGCCAAGGCCCCTTCTGCCAACAACCGCGTTTTTCCACccagagcagcagcaccgaCCTCACTAAAAGCATCCTTCATCTCTCTGTTGAcagactgactgactgactgactaAACTGCCTATTAGATAAGCTATAATAAATACCTGGTTGGATACTCTACAATCTATGTCCCCATCCCGACAGTCTGGGTTCACGTGTGGCCGTGGGCCTGGCTCCCGTCTGGGTAGTGCAAAGCGCCATGCAAAATACCATAAAAacttaaaaaaaaaaataggaaGATGGGACGGCGGGGTGCCGGGACCGACTCCATGTTTGACATTTGGATGTATCCAGGTGTCTTCTGTATTTACACTACtaaaagagaaaaaggaccCTGGATTCAAGTACCTAATTTTTACCTACCGTTGGTGAAAAAGCCAGACAGGCAGAGACACGGCCGGACAGATTCATCCGCCCTGTGGTTTCTAATGGTTCTTGTGGTGCTTCCCATCTCACGGCCGCTCGTCATTGTCAGGCCGCCGAGACTTGGGGGTCTCCGCTGATCCATGTAGATCACGACTGAGGCTGGCCAATCACAgcatccccttcctccgtCCCGCAGGACCCTGACCAACCCTGACCACCAGCCACGGAGTGCCATTCGCGACCACGAGCCTGCCGAGTGATTTTACagcttgttttgtttttcagCTGTTGCCCTGCCTCTTTTTTTGTGTAGGCTGTCAGGCTGTCAGGCTATCAGGCTGTGCCATCAGACTGAGGACCGTCTTTGGTGATTCCAGGCCCGTCTGTCTCAGTCATCCGCCTGCACGGGACCTATGACGTAGTGGCGCATCTGCAGGGTGCCATCAGGGACTCGTCAAAGTGCCGTCATATCCGATCGAGCAAAGCGTTCTAGGCCCCCCAGCGAACACCCCGCACAAAAGTCGCGCCATGCCGCTGACCAATCACCGACCGCCATTTGACGAGGCTGTCTTGCTGAAAACACGCCCAATCATGTGTAACATTATGTCTATCACAAGTGTACCAGTCAAAACTGAGGTCCATATATTTCTCAATCAGACAGAGAATGCTGTTCTTGAGAAGTTGTGTCCAAATACGGGATAATACGCAACTTGCAGTGGAAGAAATACTTGAGCGACTGCTACAATAATCACTGAGCTCAAGTCAACGCGACGGTCGACCTGACCTACCTTTCGAGCGCCTGATGGATCAGAACTCCCTCGCGACTCTTACCAGCAAACAGACATCGCATTCCGTTGGCAATCAATCTATCTACCCACTCTTCAAATTCCCCTTCTTTTGCAAGTCTCACGGTTCTAATCTTCCTGACTCTGTCACCCCagccccaccatctccaagcaTGGCAACTGACGATCTTCAGATTCTCCATCCAGACTCGGCCAGAGTTCGCTTGAACTCTCGTGGCTTTGTCAAGATCGAAAGAGTCACTCAGAGCACCACCGAACCAGCGACCGACGTCCCTTGGTTAACGACTACTGGCCCGCCGACTGAAGAGATCTATCTTGCCAGAGTCACTGCCGGCAATCTCGAAGAGCTTGCCACGGCTCTTCGATGCCAACGAGACGGCGACACTCAGTTGTACGAAGTTGCTATCAGAGCTCTCCCCGCCAGCAGTTCCTCGTCGGTTGTCGCCCCCAcgccttctcaaactcccgAGTACTCGATCAACAGTGCAGAACACTGCGAGAATGATGACTCTATTGACAGCGATGAGCTCCTCGTCACAAGCCTGCGGCAGAAGTTGCGTAAAAAGAAGAGGGGTAAGTAGATGTCTTGTCAAAATGAGTGGCAATACATCAAGCCAGCTTGTTTTGTATCTGCAACTAACTGGTTGTCCTGTCAATACAGCACATAAAGCAACTTCCACTTCTCAAAGACAGCAGCACTCTCGCAGCTCTCACACCATCTCTTTCCCTCAGCCTCAAGCTCTTGGGTCCAAGGACAGCccaagcctcttcttccactggTCTCACGCCGAAGATCAGAAAGCCCGCAGGCAAGCCAGAGCTGCTCGGATCGCCGCCTTGGTGTTGCAGACTCAACGGCGGCGCAGATCAAACAGATCGCGACGTTGAACACTAGTAGATTTAAAAATCACTTCGGGCTGAGTGATGAGAAATGTTGGGGGAGATCTGAGAAGCATGCTAAACTATAGAGCAAGGACTGGCGATGTACGGTACCACTTGTACTCAGAGATGCCATCTGGGGATCGGCCATAGCGAGCTCTCAGATTCTATAATAAAAGCATTGATAAGAACCCTCATTTGGAAAAGTTCAAGTTCGTCTTTGAGCCCCAGCTTTATTCAGAACCTCAGTGCCTGGTATATCAGGATCGTGTTAGTAATTCCAACTTTCCCTTTCTGttgccgagctcgaggaaTTCACCCGTCTCAAAATCCCTtgaacaccaacaacatcactgGAAGTAAGAAATCGCAACCTCCAActgttcaacctcctcttcccctccgcagccacccaccctcccagCAACAAACAGCCCACTCCCCAATGCCACAATACAATACCACCATAAACAAGCCAGCCGCATCTATGTTCCCGTTGTACAAAATTCAACTTTCAAACCTACAGAATTCCAAATTCAACCACACCTCGCATGGATGATtaaacacacacacccccccaagacaaaaacgcccaacctcatcacaTCACTCATTGTCAAAAAGTCCAGACAGActatcccatccatccattcgtTCCtgccttcccccctctccctaATCTATCCAATCATTTATTACAGGCGGGGGGTGCGCACCTAGTATCTAGCAGCACCTCTtatgaaaagaaaacatgCCCCTGCAGCAGTTGCACCCAATGGTGAACCCGCCCCCGCGGAGGTTGAGCTGCCCGTCGTCACCATCGTCGCCGTCTTGTGTCATTTGGGGTGCAGGGTGGGATTTCTGGTAGGTCAGGCCAGGTTACATTGTCagcgagggagggagggaggaaaggctacagaaacaaaaacatacGGGTTGGTCGGTGAtgatttgtttgtttggcggtgctgctgctgacatTTGCATGGCTtgcggggtggggggttgattgtTATGGGTGGAGGGCATTTTGACGGTGAAAGATGGAAGGATgaggggagaagaaaagtGGGAAAGGGTTGTGGTataaaaaaacaaaacctagaaggtgagatggtggagtAGGTCGGTGTGTGTTGAGGGTGTCGTCAGCGTGGgcaggcggggaggaggagaaaaacCAGGGAAACCCGATGGCGGTAGTTGTTGAAATAAAGTTGGgtagg encodes the following:
- the PRP24 gene encoding Splicing factor (EggNog:ENOG503NVZD; COG:A) is translated as MASPVGEDNWVDYVDHQLREATDLEARVRVIECFNDAVSAEPGSIKVWMAYCEYFWSLYNDCQPVSDAGWSPEEQEVGRSIFTIDAALNLWQRGYEAVQYRLSDSNELWDRWISLEMELLRRTVTEAGVRRITQLFRNRLTVPHATWDRTSQMFSTFLSEYNRQAYESEMEQITRSAKNAKRLYALRDPFETKLSLAVKSGDTAAVRAEMLEYIDWEIKQHKGKRDALDNFKICLGLFSRALTGVLASDDTTWLNFITLVSTSQSDLKAGRARVSANLVPNMLDVLRRAVHHIPWAGPVWARYILAAEEAALTFADVERIKHAATNSPQLDRDGMSGVLDMYSAWCGYLKRTAMNPKASEEAVDVAEVGLSSALEDVKHWGQRKYGENYQGDPDYRLEKILIQFLTEKKEDIEGARAIWDELSQIPLHANSYDFWLNWYLWEMVVFTAHRAKLRSPTPNTQAQGLLVPSLATRVFTRALKVRTLDWPERILQVYLKHCNDYELAETLREAHDTIYKTRKGVEKRREREARQAAEAARQAAAAQEQAAPADRSEDVPMTDASGSASPGSKRKREPTPAEDDAANKRPRSETNGDDVKRDREHNTVFMWNLPADATQTKIKQFFRDYGHVNNIDLKKGDDDAVALVEFRHSDDARAALIRDGKPFGDRIIQVTPAIDCTLFVTNYPPDADEEYLRNLFKAHGEIHSIRFPSLKENAKRRFCYLTFRERASAETALKLDGKALGGRCRLVVKISDPAHKQHRQGAQEEERELHVINIPRTMKEDEVEGHFSKAGKVVSVRIPHLGTAFVVMQTKEEAQEAIKLLDKAMFGQHPIKVELSMPKGTKKKTATAWGGAEDAGSPASTAAESTVSSGGGGGAARDRKVVILGVPDTMNEARVRNLLKPAGEFVKLTLHARHGGAIVEYKDAASAGKAQLVIDGLEVEAGQKLRVGTPEELFQSKGEKKVAGSDPCARPEPEKQGKKPPTAAQLMPPPPSINRPQVLGRSKPKTGMGTGAPGLGVRTNGVALGGPRKSNADFRSLFLGGGNNGGGGEGGGKVEEEKTKENGSKE